CGTCACCGTCATCGGCATCGCCACCATCGCCGCCTTCATCGACGCGGGTGGGCTGGGCTCGATCATCCTGCAGGGTATCGACCAGAACTGGCCGGAAAAGATCATCGTCGGCGGCGTGCTGACGGCGCTGATCGCCGTGTTCTTCGATCTCCTCCTGACCTGGATCGAGCGCCGGCTGCAGCGCTGGAGGCAGGCATGAACCTGCTGTGGCAAGCCTTCACCTGGATTCTCGACAATCCCGTCCCTTTCAACCGCGCGCTCTACCAGCATCTCGTGATGTCGATCTCGGCGATCGCCATCGCGCTGGCGATCGGTCTGCCGCTCGCCGTCGTGATCCTGCGGCACGCGAAGTGGGCATCCGCCGCCATCAACCTCGTCAACGGCATGCGCACGCTGCCGAGCCTCGCCATCCTCGCCATCATGATGCCGATCCTCGGCATCGGCCTGTGGCCCGCCATCGTGGCGCTGACGATCCTGGCGCTGCCGCCGATCCTCATCAACGCCTATGTCGGTCTCCGCGACGTCGACCCGGATTCCATCGAGGCGGCGGCCGGCATGGGCATGAGCGACGGCCAGATCCTGCGCAAGATCCGCGTCCCGCTTGCAGCGCCCGCCATGTTCGCCGGATTGCGCACGGCCTCCGTGCAGGTCCTCGCCGGCGCTACGCTCGCGCCCTTCATCGGTGGCGGCGGGCTCGGCGACTTCATCGCCGTCGGCGTCGCGGGCATGGACCAGTCGCGGCTGCTCGTCGGCGCCGTGCCCATCGCGCTGCTCGCACTCGGTACCGAGTTCGCGCTCGGCCTGGTGGAACGGCTGTTCTTCGGAGAAAGACGCGCCGCATGATCGTCATGAAGAATGTGACCAAGCGGTTCGGCGCCGGTGCCCCGGCCGTCGACGACCTGACGCTCGAGGTCCCGGACGGCCTCACCGTCGCGCTGGTCGGGCCGTCCGGCTGCGGCAAGACGACGACGATGCGCATGATCAACCGCCTGATCGAGCCGACCAGCGGCGAGCTCATCGTCGGCGGCCAGGACGTGCGAAAGGCCGACCCGGTGCAGCTGCGTCGGCACATCGGCTACGTGATCCAGCAGGTCGGCCTGTTCCCGCACATGACGATCGCCCAGAACATCGCCTCGGTGCCGAAGCTGCTCGGCTGGGACAAGGCGCGGATCGACGCGCGCAACCGCGAACTGATGGAACTGGTGGGGCTCGAGACCGGGATGCTGGAGCGCTATCCGCGCCAGCTGTCCGGCGGCCAGCGCCAGCGCGTCGGCGTCGCCCGCGCGCTGGCGGCGGACCCGCCGGTCCTGCTCATGGACGAGCCCTTCGGCGCGATCGATCCGATCGCGCGCCTGCGGCTGCAGAACGAATTCCGGCAGATCCTCGCGCGCGTCCGCAAGACCGTGGTTCTGGTCACGCATGACATCGACGAGGCCGTGCGCCTGGGCGACCGGATCGCCATAATGCGGGACGGGCGCATCGTGCAGTACGACACGCCGGACACCATCCTCTCCAGGCCCGTCGACGCATTCGTGGAACATTTCGTCGGCGCCGACCGCGCGCTGAAGCGCCTGACCCTGTTCAGCGTCGCCGATGCGATGGAGCGTGGCGGCGGCGACGCATCGCTTCCACACGTCGCGGCGGACGCCGATCTGCGCGACGCCCTGTCGGCGATCATCGCGGCGAAGGCGGAGAGCGCTGCGGTCGTCGACGGCGCCGGCATGGTGATCGGAACCATCAGCCGCGACCGGATCATGTCGATCTGATCATGAGCATCCCCCACACCATCATCGTCGCGGGCGATTTCGCCGACTGGACCGTCGAAGGTCTCGCCGAATTCGCCCTGCTGGCCGAGAGGGCCGGTACGGTCGCGCTGGTGCTGCCTGATACGATCGCGCCGGCCACGGGCGGAGAGGCCTGGCCGGATGCCTTGATCCTGATCGGCTGGCTGGCTGCCGGCACCACCCGCATCCGGCTCCTGGCACGCGTTTCGAGCCTCGGGCACCAGCCCTACAATCTGGCGCGGCGTCTCGCCTCGCTGGAGCTCGTCAGCCACGGCCGCACGGGCTGGGTGATCGATGCCGAGGAAAGCGGCGACGCCTATGCGGCTTTCAGCGGCGAGGCCAGGCTCAAGGACGCGGACATCGCCGCGCGGCAGCGGGAATTCGAGCGGGTCGTGGACGGGCTCCTGCAGAGCTGGGATGCCGACGCCCTGACGCTCGACCGCGACAAGGGGCAGTTCTTCAGGCCGGAAGCGATGCACGCGCTCGATCACGAAGGCGACTACTTCACCGTGCGCGGACCGCTGAACGTGATGCGCTCGCCGCGCGGCAAGCCGGACGTGCTGCGGGACGGCGATCTCACGGAAGCATCGGTCGTGACGAGCCTCGAAGCCGCGAGAGCGCTGATCGAAGGACAGGCCCGATGAGCGCGACGATGAAGCTCGGCGCGTTCCTCATGCCGACCGGCCACCATGTCGCCGCGTGGCGCCACCCGCAGGCGGCCGCCGATGCGGGCATGAACGTCGATCACATGATAGCGCTGGCGCAGACGGCCGAGCGCGGCCTGTTCGACCTCGTCTTCTTCGAGGATGCAGCCGGCGTGCGCGAGGCGCGCGTCGAGATCGCCTCGCAGACCGCCCGCTCGCTGGGTTTCGAGCCGGTCAGCCTGCTTTCGGCGCTCGCGGCCCGCACGCGGACCATCGGCCTCGTGGCGACCGCTTCGTCCTCCTACAACGAGCCCTACGCGCTCGCCCGCGCCTTCGCCACGCTCGACCTCGTCAGCGGCGGACGGGCGGGCTGGAACCTCGTCACCTCTGCCAGCGAGATCGAGGCCGCGAATTTCGGCGCGCAGGGTCTGCGCGCGCATCGGGACCGCTACGCCAGGGCGGACGAATTCGCAGCAGTGGTCGCGCGGCTGTGGAGCCCCGGAAACCGCTCCGGGACGATCGACCATGTCGGCGAGAGCTTCTCGGTCCGGCAGGGGCTCGGCATTCCCGCGTCGCCGCAAGGCGCGCCGGTGCTGGTGCAGGCCGGCTCGTCGGACGTCGGCCGCGACCTCGCGGCCCGCACCGCCGACATCGTCTTCGTGGCGACCCAGACCTTCGACGCCGCAAAGGCCTTCTACGACGACGTGAAGGCGCGCGTCGTCCGGGCGGGACGCAAACCCGACCAGCTGAAGATCATGCCGGGGGTGTCGCCGGTGGTGGGAAGGACGCGTGACGAGGCGCAGTCGAAGTTCGATGCGCTTCAGGCGCTCATTCCCGACGAGGTGGGACTGGCGCTGCTCGCGAGCTATCTGTCCACCGATGCCCTGGAGGGCCTGCCGCTCGACGGTCCGATGCCAGACCTGAAGGCGAACGAGGGAATGCAGAGCCGTCAGCAGCTGGTCATCGACCAGTCGCGCCGCGAGGGCTTGAGCATCCGCCAGGTGGCGCAGCATTTCGCCGGCGCCCGCGGCCACTGGCGGCTGATCGGCACCGCGGCCGACATCGCCGACGAACTGGAAGCCTGGTTCGTCGGCGCCGCCTGCGACGGCTTCAACGTGATGCCGGCCTGGTTCCCCGGGGAACTGGACGATTTCGTCGACCTGGTGATCCCGGAACTGCAGCGCCGCGGGCTGTTCCGGACGCGATACGAAGGCGGCACCTTGCGCGCCAATCTCGGCCTCGAGGTGCCGGCATGAGCGACATCGTCGAGAGCATCGTCCACGACATCGAGAACCTGCTGCCCTTCGATCCGCGCGAGGATGCGATCGAGGGACTGACCCATGCCTACGACATCCAGAAGAAGGTGACGGCCGCGCTGCTCGACCGACATCCCGGCCGCCGCATCGCCGGCTACAAGATCGCCTTCAACAGGCGCTCGTCGATGGATTACTATGGCCTGAGCGAGCCCTGCTATGCGCCCCTGTTCTCCGACCAGATCCATTCCGGCAGCGCGACGTTGCCGTTTCGCCTGTATCGCGATCCGGTCATCGAGCCGGAAATCGCGATCCGCCTTTCCGCCACCCTCACCGGCAACGAGGACGACGCGGGCGTGGAAGCGGCGATCGGCGTCCTCCTGCCTGCGATCGAGATCATGGACGTGCGCGGCGCCTTCGCGCGGGACCCGAGCGCGGCCGCGGCCGTCGCCCAGCGCGTCCACGCCGAGGGCGCGGTGATCGGCGAGGCCGGCAGCCGCTGCGCGGTCGACGTCGCCGACGTGGTGGCGAGGCTCCGGGTCGACGGCGAAACGCGCGGCGAGGCGAAAGGCGCCGCACCGCAGACGCCGACGGAAGCGCTTGCCTGGCTGTCGCGCCGGCTCGCCGCGGACGGGCTGCCGCTCGAGGCCGGCATGATCGTGCTCACCGGCGCGCATCTGCCCGGCTTCGCCCTGACGAAGCCAAGCTCCGTCACCGTCGAGATCGCGCCGCTGGGCACCGTCTCGCTCAGCCTGCGAGGCTCCTGAGTTCGCCGACGACCTGCGGCGTCCACAAGGCCTCGAAGACCCTCGCGGCATCCGCACCCGTGGGACGATCCTCGTCGAGCGCGGGGACCGCCGAACGGACGGCGTCATGAACACGCAGACAGACCGGGGACAGCGCCGGCCCGGGCTCGATCCGCCGGCGCAGGTCGACGGCTTGCGCCGCGAGCATGGCTTCGATGGCGAGGAGCCATCGCATCGGTTCGACCTGTTCGGCGAGCTTTGAAACCGCGAGCACGGCGTTGGTCCCGATGTCCTCCACCATCTCCGAAACCACGATCGTGTCGAGGCTCGCCGGCGTGGCCCTGAGCCTGATTTCGGCATGCAGGGCCGCGAGCGATTTCTGCATCGGAACGAAGCCGGCCGAAGCGCCGCCGACCGGCGACAGATAATTGGCAAGGCCGGACAGGCGGCCGGTCGTCAGCTTGATGGAGCGCTGCACGCAGGCCGTCGCGAGTTGCACCATCGCGATGGCCAGCGTGTCGAAGGAAAGCGCGATCGATGCCGTCAGGAAGTTCGCGGAGGATCGAACCTCGCCCTGCGGCCCGATCACCAGGGGGTTGTCGGCGGGCGAATTCAGCTCGATCTCGACCTCCCGGCGCGCGGTCTCGAGCGCGGCGAGGAATGGACCGGTGACCTGCGGCAGGGCGCGGAACGACAGCGCGTCCTGCACCTTCTGCGAGGTCCGCGAGACATGGCCGCCGCCCGAAAGCGCGGCCCGAAACAGCGAAGCCGCCTCGACCTGCCCCGCCGCAGGACGGGCGCCGGCGATCCGCGCGTCGAAAATGTGCGGGCTGGCGCCAAACCCCTCGCAGGCGAGGGCCGCGACGGCGACATGGACGGCCGCGAGGTCTTCCAGCGCCGCGATCGCCAGCGCCGCCGTCGCCACCGTGACCGAAGAGGCGCTGCCGATCGACAGCCCGTCCTTGGGCGCCAGCCGGGCGGCGGCAAGCCCTGCCCTGGCCAGCGCGTCGCGCGCCGGCAATCGGACGCCGCCCAGATACGCCTCCCCCTCGCCGATCGCGGCAGCAGCCAGGCTCATGGTCTGCACGAGGTCGCTGGCGCCGGTCGATCCGCGCGAGGGGATGACCGGCACCACGTCCCGCGCCAGCATCTCCGACAGCAGGTCGAAGACCGGAAGCGACACCCCGGCGCCCGCCTGCGCGAGCCCGGCGAGGCGGCAGAAGAGAACCGCCCGGCAGACGTCGACCGGCAGCGCCGCGCCCACGCCCGCGACGCGCGCCGTTACAAGCGAGGCCTGCAGATCTTCGGCCTCCGCCGCGTGGATCCGGTGGCCGATATTGCCGCCGAGCCCGGTGTTCAGCCCGTAGACGGGAATGTCCCGCGCGAGATGATCGTCGAGCACGCCGCGCGCCTGCTGCATCGCCGCGCGCCGCACGGGGCTCGCCGTGACCGCGACCGGCCCCTGCGCGGCAGCGACAACGTCGGCGATCGTCACCAGCCGGTCAGAGAAGACGAACGTCCTCATGCGTAGCGCAGCCGGTGCCCGACGCCCATGCTCTGCGCCTTCGTCAGGAAGGCATGACCGAGCGCGATGTCGGACAGGGAGAGGCCGCGATGCCAGAACAGGTTGGTTTCCGCCTCGCTCTCGCGGCCGGGCTTCAGTCCGGCGACGATCTGGCCGAGTTCGGCATGAAGCGTCCGTTCCGACAGCTTGCCGGCCTCGACATGGGCGCGCAGCGAGCCGAACTTGCCGCCCTTGCACTGCCCCCAGTCGTCCACCACCATCTTCGCCATGATGTCGGTGAGCGAAAGCTCCACCGCGCTCATCGTTCCGTAGGGCACGACGAGCGCGCCCGGCTTGATCCACTCCGTCTTCAGCATCGGCCGGGGCTCGCTCAGCCGCGAGGCCTCGACCACGATGTCGGCGCCTTCGACGCAGGAACGCCAGTCCTCGGTGACGGTCACCGCCTTGCCGAGGTCGCGGGAGAGCCGTTCTCCGAAGCTCTCCCGGCTTTCGGGCCGGCGCGAATGCACGCGGATCTCGTCGAAGTCGAAGAGATGATCGAGGAGCCGCACGTTCCAGTACGCCGTGCCGCGCGCGCCGATATGGCCGAGCACCTTCGAGCCCTTGCGCGCCAGGTGCTTGGCGCCGATGGCTGTGACGGCGCCGGTGCGCATGTCGGTGATGCCGCTGGCATCGAGGATGGCCGTGGGCTTGCCGGTGCGCGGATCGAAGAGGTTGAGGACTCCGAATTCGGACGGCATGCCGTGCTTGTAGTTGTCGACGAAGTCGCCGACGATCTTCACGCCTGCCGCGTCGATCTCGCCGCCGATCCAGCCGCGCAGCACGTTGAAATGGCCCTCCACGCCGGCGCGCGGCTCCAGATGCATGCGCGGCTCGATGACCGTTTCCCCGCGTCCCTGCATGGCCAGACTGGCCTCGATCGCCGCGAGAATCTCGCCATCCCCGAGCATGGCCGCCTCGATGTCGAAGCGGTTGAGGTAGGTGATGTAGATGGGGAGCATGTGCCGGTGTCCTGACGTTTCAATCGCCCATTGCTGCCCGTTCGATG
The nucleotide sequence above comes from Aquibium microcysteis. Encoded proteins:
- a CDS encoding LLM class flavin-dependent oxidoreductase, which encodes MSATMKLGAFLMPTGHHVAAWRHPQAAADAGMNVDHMIALAQTAERGLFDLVFFEDAAGVREARVEIASQTARSLGFEPVSLLSALAARTRTIGLVATASSSYNEPYALARAFATLDLVSGGRAGWNLVTSASEIEAANFGAQGLRAHRDRYARADEFAAVVARLWSPGNRSGTIDHVGESFSVRQGLGIPASPQGAPVLVQAGSSDVGRDLAARTADIVFVATQTFDAAKAFYDDVKARVVRAGRKPDQLKIMPGVSPVVGRTRDEAQSKFDALQALIPDEVGLALLASYLSTDALEGLPLDGPMPDLKANEGMQSRQQLVIDQSRREGLSIRQVAQHFAGARGHWRLIGTAADIADELEAWFVGAACDGFNVMPAWFPGELDDFVDLVIPELQRRGLFRTRYEGGTLRANLGLEVPA
- a CDS encoding aromatic amino acid lyase codes for the protein MRTFVFSDRLVTIADVVAAAQGPVAVTASPVRRAAMQQARGVLDDHLARDIPVYGLNTGLGGNIGHRIHAAEAEDLQASLVTARVAGVGAALPVDVCRAVLFCRLAGLAQAGAGVSLPVFDLLSEMLARDVVPVIPSRGSTGASDLVQTMSLAAAAIGEGEAYLGGVRLPARDALARAGLAAARLAPKDGLSIGSASSVTVATAALAIAALEDLAAVHVAVAALACEGFGASPHIFDARIAGARPAAGQVEAASLFRAALSGGGHVSRTSQKVQDALSFRALPQVTGPFLAALETARREVEIELNSPADNPLVIGPQGEVRSSANFLTASIALSFDTLAIAMVQLATACVQRSIKLTTGRLSGLANYLSPVGGASAGFVPMQKSLAALHAEIRLRATPASLDTIVVSEMVEDIGTNAVLAVSKLAEQVEPMRWLLAIEAMLAAQAVDLRRRIEPGPALSPVCLRVHDAVRSAVPALDEDRPTGADAARVFEALWTPQVVGELRSLAG
- a CDS encoding ABC transporter permease codes for the protein MLWQAFTWILDNPVPFNRALYQHLVMSISAIAIALAIGLPLAVVILRHAKWASAAINLVNGMRTLPSLAILAIMMPILGIGLWPAIVALTILALPPILINAYVGLRDVDPDSIEAAAGMGMSDGQILRKIRVPLAAPAMFAGLRTASVQVLAGATLAPFIGGGGLGDFIAVGVAGMDQSRLLVGAVPIALLALGTEFALGLVERLFFGERRAA
- a CDS encoding LLM class flavin-dependent oxidoreductase, which gives rise to MSIPHTIIVAGDFADWTVEGLAEFALLAERAGTVALVLPDTIAPATGGEAWPDALILIGWLAAGTTRIRLLARVSSLGHQPYNLARRLASLELVSHGRTGWVIDAEESGDAYAAFSGEARLKDADIAARQREFERVVDGLLQSWDADALTLDRDKGQFFRPEAMHALDHEGDYFTVRGPLNVMRSPRGKPDVLRDGDLTEASVVTSLEAARALIEGQAR
- a CDS encoding ornithine cyclodeaminase family protein, with product MLPIYITYLNRFDIEAAMLGDGEILAAIEASLAMQGRGETVIEPRMHLEPRAGVEGHFNVLRGWIGGEIDAAGVKIVGDFVDNYKHGMPSEFGVLNLFDPRTGKPTAILDASGITDMRTGAVTAIGAKHLARKGSKVLGHIGARGTAYWNVRLLDHLFDFDEIRVHSRRPESRESFGERLSRDLGKAVTVTEDWRSCVEGADIVVEASRLSEPRPMLKTEWIKPGALVVPYGTMSAVELSLTDIMAKMVVDDWGQCKGGKFGSLRAHVEAGKLSERTLHAELGQIVAGLKPGRESEAETNLFWHRGLSLSDIALGHAFLTKAQSMGVGHRLRYA
- a CDS encoding ABC transporter ATP-binding protein, which produces MIVMKNVTKRFGAGAPAVDDLTLEVPDGLTVALVGPSGCGKTTTMRMINRLIEPTSGELIVGGQDVRKADPVQLRRHIGYVIQQVGLFPHMTIAQNIASVPKLLGWDKARIDARNRELMELVGLETGMLERYPRQLSGGQRQRVGVARALAADPPVLLMDEPFGAIDPIARLRLQNEFRQILARVRKTVVLVTHDIDEAVRLGDRIAIMRDGRIVQYDTPDTILSRPVDAFVEHFVGADRALKRLTLFSVADAMERGGGDASLPHVAADADLRDALSAIIAAKAESAAVVDGAGMVIGTISRDRIMSI
- a CDS encoding 2-keto-4-pentenoate hydratase translates to MSDIVESIVHDIENLLPFDPREDAIEGLTHAYDIQKKVTAALLDRHPGRRIAGYKIAFNRRSSMDYYGLSEPCYAPLFSDQIHSGSATLPFRLYRDPVIEPEIAIRLSATLTGNEDDAGVEAAIGVLLPAIEIMDVRGAFARDPSAAAAVAQRVHAEGAVIGEAGSRCAVDVADVVARLRVDGETRGEAKGAAPQTPTEALAWLSRRLAADGLPLEAGMIVLTGAHLPGFALTKPSSVTVEIAPLGTVSLSLRGS